The DNA segment GGATGATGCCGAGCCCGGTCTCGGGGTTGCCGAACTTCGCGTCGGGCGTGGCGATGCGGATGTCGGCGGCGTAGGCGAGCTCCGCGCCGCCGCCGAGCGCCCAACCGTCGATCGCGGCGATGACGGGCATCGGTAGCTCGTTGACGCGCACGAACGCGTTGGCGTTGATGCCCGCGAGCGCGTCGGCGGCGCGTCGTTCGCGCAACTGCGCGATGTCGGCCCCGGAGGCGAACACCCGGCCGGCGCCCGTGAGGATGAGCGTGCGCGGTTCGGCCTCGAGCTCCGCGCAGAGCGCGTGGATCGCGTCGATCGTGGCCTGGTCGATGGCGTTGCGCTTCTCCGGGCGATCGAGCACGGCGACCACGCGGTCGGCGCCTCGCTCGACGCGGAGCACCCCCGCGGCATCCGCCTCGCTCATCGCACCCCCTCGACGATCATGGCGCTGCCCTGCCCGACGCCCACGCACATCGTCGCGAGTCCGTAGCGCGAGCCCTCGCGTTCCATGCGGCCGAGGAGGGTCACGACGAGCCTCGCGCCGGAGGAGCCGAGCGGGTGGCCGAGCGCGATCGCGCCGCCGTCGGCGTTGACGCGGTCGGGGTCGAGTCCGAGTCGGCGGATGCTCGCGAGCGACTGCGTCGCGAACGCCTCGTTGAGCTCGACCGAGCCGATCTCGTCGAGCGCGACGCCGGATCGTGCGAGCGCCTTCTCGGTCGCGGGCACGGGCCCGAGGCCCATGATCTCGGGGGCGAGGCCGGCCGAGGCGCCGACGACGACGCGGGCGCGCGGCGTGAGCCCGTAGCGCTCGATCGCGGCTTCGCTCGCGACGACGATCGCGCTCGCGCCGTCGTTGAGCGAGCTCGCGTTGCCCGCGGTGACGACGCTGCCGCCCTTCACGACCGGCCGGAGTCCGGCGAGCACCTCGAGCGTGGTGTCACGCCGGGGCCCCTCGTCGACGAGCACCTCGCCCTTCGGGGTCGGCACGCCGACGATCTCGGCTTCGAAGCGGCCGGCGTCGATCGCGGCGGCGGCCCGCTGCTGGCTGCGCAGGGCGAATGCGTCGGCGTCCTCACGCGTGATGCCGTCGACGCGTGCGACCTCCTCGGCGGTCTCGGGCATCGAGAAGGTCGCCTTGTCGCGCGCCAGGAGTGCGGGGTTGGCGAAGCGCCATCCGATCGACGTGTCGTACGCGTCGCCCGGCTTCGCCCAGGGACGTTCGGGCTTGGCCTGGACCCAGGGCGCGCGGGTCATCGACTCGACGCCGCCGGCGATGATGAGGTCGGCGTCGCCCGCGCGGATCGCCTGTGCGGCCATCGTGATCGCCGACATGCCCGAAGCGCAGAGCCGGTTGACGGTGATGCCGGGGACCGAGTCGGGCAGCCCGGCGAGCAGCACCGACATCCGCGCGACGTTCCGGTTGTCTTCGCCGGCCTGGTTGGCGGCGCCGAGGATGATCTCGTCGATCGCGCCCGCTTCGATCGCGGCCCGGTCGAGCCCGGCGCGTCGGACGGCTTCGCCGACGACGAGGCTCGCGAGATCGTCGGGTCGAACGCTCGCGAGCGCACCCCCGTAGCGCCCGACCGGGGTGCGAACCCCGCCGACGAGGTAGGCCTCCGCCATGCCGCCTCCTGACTGCGTCGTCATGCCTCGGATGGCGGCCCCGACTCGCGGTACCGATTTACCAACCGAACGTTCAGAAAGTAAGTATGGCAAACGGATGGCGCGCCCGCCAGTCGAGTGTCTCCCGGCACGTGCGGAACGTCTTCGCCGATCAGGAGGTCGATGCCGCAAGCAATATGCAGAAAGTGCATATTGCTTCCTCCTCATGCGCATGCTCACCGAGGACGCAGGATGAATCGGTTCGACGAGTCGGGTGGAGCGACCGCCGCGGCGCTTCCGCAGTCGCCGCGGCGGCGCTGACCCCCGAGGTCGGCGATCAGAGGTTCGAGAGCACCTCGTCGCCGAGCCTGACATCCTCGAACTCGACCTCGATCTCGGCGCGACCGAGCAGCTCCGAGAGCCGGCGCTGGCGGTGCCGGGTCGTGAGCGTCACGACACGGCCCTCGCGCCCCGCGCGACCGGTGCGGCCCGAGCGGTGCAGGTAGGTCTTGTACTCGTCGGGCGCGTCGGCCTGGATCACGAGGTCGATGTCGTCGACGTGGATGCCGCGGGCGGCGACGTCCGTCGCGACGAGCACATCGACCCGGCCGCTCGTCAGCTGCTGCAGGTTGCGCGTGCGCTTGGCCTGGTTCAGGTCGCCGTGCAGGGCGACGGCGAAGACGCCGGCGTCCTCGAGGTGCAGGGCGAGCTCCTCGGCGAACGCGCGGGTGCGCGAGAAGATCAGCGTCTTGCCGTTGCGGTCGGCGAGGCTCGCCACGATGTCGCGCTTGTCGCGGTTGTCGATGACGAACACCCGGTGCTCGATCGTGCTCGAGGCCTGGTCTTCGCCCGCGACCTCGTGCACGGCCGGGTCGACCAGGAACTCGTCGACGAGCGCGGCCACGCCCGTGTCGAGGGTCGCGGAGAACAGCAGCTTCTGGCTGCCCTCGGCGGTGCGGCGGAGGATGCGCTGCACCGGCTCGAGGAACCCGAGGTCGCACATGTGGTCGGCCTCGTCGAGCACCGTGATCCTGATCTCGGAGAGGTCGAGGCGACCCTGCTCGATGAGGTCCTCGATGCGGCCCGGGGTGCCGATGACGATGTCGACGCCCCGCTGCAGCGCGCCGACCTGGCGGCCCTGCGGGACGCCGCCGTAGATCTGGGTCGTGAAGAGGCCGACGCTCTGCGCGATGGGCTGGACGGTGCGGTCGATCTGCAGGGCGAGCTCGCGCGTCGGCGCGAGGATCAGGGCGCGGGGCTTCCTGCCCACCTGGCGCTTGCCGCCCGCCTTGCCGGTCGCGGCCCAGTCCTGCATGAGGCGCTCGACGGTCGGCGCACCGAACGCGATGGTCTTGCCGGAACCGGTGCGTCCGCGGCCGAGCACGTCGCGCCCCTCGAGGACGACGGGGATCGTCGCGGCCTGGATCGGGAACGGGGTCGCCGCACCGAGCCCGGCGAGCGCGTCGACGACGTTGCGGCCGAGTCCGAGGTCGGCGAACCCGACCCCGTCGACCGCGTCTGCGGTGATCGCCTCGGCCTGGAGCCGGTCGAGCACGACGTCATCGCCCGGCTCGAAGCGCTGGGTGCGGGGCTGCTCGTGGGTGCGGCGCTGCTCGTTCGCGTGCCGCTGCTCGGGGAAGAACGTCGACGGACGACGGCCGCTGTCGCGGAAGCCGGGGCGATCGAACTCCCGGTCGCGACGCGGCGCACGCTCATCCCGGTCGCGGCGCGGCGCGCGCTCGTCGCGGTCGCGGCGCGGGGCGCGCTCGTCGCGCTCGAACCGGCGCGGGGCACGCTCGTCACGGTCACGACGCGGGGCGCGCTCGTCCCGGCCGTGCCCGCGCTCGCCGCGCGGCGAGCGCTCATCGCGGGAGTACCGGCCTTCGTTCCTGGGCGCGCGCTCGTCGCGATCGAACCGGCGCGGGGCACGCTCGTCACGGTCGTACCGGCCCGCGCGGTCGTCGCGGTTCGCGCGGTCGTCGCGGTTCGGGCGGTCGTACCGGCCCGCGCGGTCGTCGCGGTTCGGGCGCTCGTCGCGGCCGGGGCGGTCAGCGCGGTGCGGCGAACGCCCCTTCGCGACCCGCTCGTCGCGCGACCAGCGCGGCGCCTTGGTGGATTCGGCGTCCTCGGGGCGGTATCCGCGGTGCTTCGGGCTGCGCGAGCCGGCCTTCTGCGACCCCGACTTCTGCGAGCTCGCGCCCGTGCGTCCGGGTCCGCGGCGCCCGCCGCTCCCGCCTCGGGCGGGGTCGAAATCTCTGGCGACGCGCCCGCCTGCGGGCTTCCGGTTCTTTGACATGGGTGTTCTGCTTCCTGGTTGCGAGTACGTGGCAACCGGCTGCGCGTCACGCGCGGCACGACTGGGAACCCGGAGGCATCCGGGGCCGTTCACATACGGTGTGATCTCCTCCGCGCACCTCGCGTGGAGGACCGGCCCACTGGACTACATGAGAACCGCGCACGGCGCGGTGTCCTGAACCGACTCGTCGACGATACCGGAGGCGCCCTGTGAATCCGCCTGACAGCGCGCATTCCCCGCCCGGAACGTAACGGAGCGGTAACGCGGATCGCGTACGATTTCGACGTGACCACAACGCCGTCGATCTCCGTCGAATCGCCTCATGCGGCCGGTATCCCGCAGCTGCTCGAGCGCGGTGCCGCGTACGCGCATTCGCTGTACCCGGCCGGCGAGACGAACGTGCAGCTCGAGCTCAGCGAACTCGACCGGACCGGCGTGAGCATCTACGTCGCCCGCGCCGACGACGGAGCGGCAATCGGCCTGGTGGCCCTCATCGAGGACGTCGAGCACGGTGCGGGCCGTGCCGAACTCGCGCGGCTGTTCGTCGACGAGGCGTTCCGCGGGCGCGGGATCGCGGCGCTGCTGCTCATGCGGGCCGAGACGGATGCCATGGCGCGCGGTGTCCGCGAGCTCGTGCTGCAGACCGGTACGGCGCACCTCGCCGCGCAGGCGTTGTACGCCAAGCACGGCTACCGGCGTGTGGATCCGTTCGGTCGGTACGTCGGGGTCCCCGCGAGCGTGTGCATGGCGAAGTCGCTGCTGGGCTTCGGTGCGGCGCCGCTCACCGACCTCCCCCTCGCCGTCGGCGAGTAGCGCGCCCGCGGAACCTGTCAACCCCCTACCCGTCCGCGGCGAGCGTGCGTACGGTTGGCTCGAGCGCAACCGAAGCGCCTCGAGCGCACGGAGGCGCGCAGTGCGGCGCCGGATCGGAGGTCGAGCGGTGAAGACGTTCCCGGATCCTGTCGACGACCTGCCGTCCGAATCCTCCGAGCTTCCGCCGATCGGCGAGTGGTGGCCGATGCTCGAGCGACCGTTGCAGTCGGAGGTGCTCGAGGACGTCTCGGCTCCGCTGCGTCGGGTCGTCGTGCGGCGGATCTTCGACCTGTGCGAGATCGAGCGGGAGATCCCGTTGCGGCCCGTGCGGCTGACCGAGAACGAGCGCGCGTACCTCGCGGGCTGGACCCATTCGATCCGCTGGTGAGACGGCGTCGCGCGGCGTCGCACCGCCGGGTCAGCCCGTGGCGTCGTCCATCAGCCGCACGAGCCGTCTCCGCGATGCCGATCTCGGCGAGCCGGTCGGCGGCGGCGATCGTGCCGCGGAGGGTCCGGAAGTCCTTCGCGGTGAACTCGCCGCCGGTGCGGGCCCGGATGTCCTCGTTCACGTCGGCCGGCCCGAGCGGCCGCATGCGCCGCCCGTCGGCGAACGCGTAGAGGCGAGCGGCCGGTGAGCGCCCGGCCATGCCGTCCACGAAGGAGGCGAGTGCGGCGTCTTCGAGGACGACGTCCTGCGCGATCCCGCCCTTCGCGCGGAACCGCAGCCGGATCGTGTCGACGCCGTGCAGCCGTGCGTTGCGCACGAGGAGGGTCGTGAGGCCCCGGCTGCGCGCGGATGCGAGCGACTCCTCCGAACCGATGCGGATGGCGCCGAGGTCGAGCGTCCGGAACGCCGCCGCGAGCACGCGGTCGCGAAGCAACTCGTCGAGCACGAGGTCGCGGCGAACGCTGCGACGCGCCCCGGGGAGCACCTCGGCGAGCGCGACCATCCGCTCGAACTTCTCGGCATCCTGGCGCTCCCGCCAGATCGGGTGGTAGAGGTACTGCCTCCGCCCCGCCGCATCGACGCCGACCGCGAGGATGTGGGCGTTCGCGGCCGACGAGATCCACACGTCCGTCCACGCGGGCGGGATCGCGAGATCCTCGATCCGGGCGCGTTCCGTACGCCCGACGACCGTCCCGTCGGCGCGTCGATAGGTGAATCCCCGGCCGCTGCGCCGGCGGATGAGCCCTGGGGACGCGTACGGTTCGACGCGTCGCAGTCGCGGCATCCGTCGCCCTCGGTGCTCGTCGCCCTCAGTGGTTCCTGAGGGCGTCGATCAGCTCGCCCTTGCGCATGCCGCTGTATCCGGTCAGTCCCAGCTCCTTGGCGCGCTTCCTCAGCTCGGGGACGGTCCAGTCGTCGTAGCTGCCGGACTGGCCGCCCGTGCGGCCGACGGCGCTCCGGCCCCGGGCTGCGGCCGCGTTCGAGATGCGAGCGGCCTTCTCCTTCGACGCGCCGTCGTCGCGGAGCTCCTCGTAGAGTTCCGGGTCCTTCAGCGAGTTCCCACCACGTCGATCGCCCGGCATGCGGCCCCCTCTCGTCTCGCGTCGCCGCTCTTCGAGCGACGCGCCCCGATGCGGCTCATGCTACGCGCCGGACGATGGCGCCCGAAGGGGTTGACGCGGAGCTTCCGGGCTGCACCGACACCGTTCCATCCGGTGACGCGGGGCGGGCACCCGTGGGGTAGCATCGCCCTCACCCCCGACCCGGAGCCCCCACCCATGTCCCCTGAACCCGACGGTCGCGGCGTCAGGCGGCGCCGGCCGGTGCGGATCGCGCTCGCCGTGGCCGCCGCCATCGCGGTCGCCGTCGCCGTCTCCGCGTTCCACCAGCCGGTGCGCGAGCTCGACCCGTCCGCACGGAAGGCAGCGAGCGAGGTCGCGGGCACCGAGCGCATCGGCATCCGCACCTTCGAGGCGCCCGCAGGGCTGCGGGTCGACGCCGACCTCGAGTACGGCGTCGCGCCGGACGGGACGCTCCTCGCACTCGACGTGTGCCGCCCGGCGGTCACCCCGATCGGGGCGCAGCCCGCCGTCGTCTCCGTCCACGGGGGAAGCTGGGCTCGCGGCGACAAGGCCAACGACGACTGGCGGAACGTCTGCCTGTGGCTGGCGAGTGAGGGCTTCGTCGCGGCATCCGTCAACTACCGCCTCGTGCCCGACGCACTCCACCCGGCCCAGGTCGACGACGTCGCGGCGGCGATCGGGTGGCTGCGCGAGCCCGAGCAGCTCGAGCGGTTCGGAGTCGACCCGGCACGCATCGGGGTCTTCGGCGGTTCCGCGGGCGGGCACCTCGCCGCGCTCGTGGGGACGCTCGGCGAGGGGCCGCTGGACGCCGGATCGCGCGTGGCCGCGGTCGTCGAGCTGTCCGGACCGGTCGGCCTGGGCCTTCCCGAACTCGACGCCGACGGCGCCTCCGACTGGTTGCGGGGCATCGTCGGCGACTTCCTCGGCTGCGCCCCCGGCACGCCCGACGACGCGTGCCCGCAGGCGATCGAGGCCTCCCCGACCGCCTGGGTCGACCCGACCGACCCGCCGTTCCTCGTCGCCCACGCGGAATCCGAGATCATCCCCCTCGCCCAGTCGGAGCGGCTCGCGGCGACGCTGGCCGCGTCCGCGGTCGATGCCGAACTCGTGGTCGTGCCGGGCGGGCACCACTCGATCGGCATCCTCGACGCGCCGCTTCGGGAGCGGGTCGCCGCGTTCCTCCACGAGCACCTCGGCTGAGGCCCGGCTCCCGCGCAGCCTCCTCGCAGCGGGGATGCGCTTGCATTGAGGCATGGGCAGCGAACCGATCACCGTGTCGATCCGGCGCGAGGTCGACCCCGACCGGATCGCCGAGGCGACCGTGTGGGCGCAGACCGGCGTCAATCTCGCGAACCGCTACCCGGGCTTCCTCGGGTCGGGCTGGGTGCGGGCGGGCGAGGGCTCGGACGTCTGGCACATGCTGTACCGGTTCGCCGACGAGCAGACGCTCGACGCCTGGGAGCGTTCGCCCGAGCGCACGTGGTGGCTCGAGATGGGGCGCGGGTTCGTGCGCGCGGA comes from the Agromyces marinus genome and includes:
- a CDS encoding enoyl-CoA hydratase/isomerase family protein, which produces MSEADAAGVLRVERGADRVVAVLDRPEKRNAIDQATIDAIHALCAELEAEPRTLILTGAGRVFASGADIAQLRERRAADALAGINANAFVRVNELPMPVIAAIDGWALGGGAELAYAADIRIATPDAKFGNPETGLGIIPAAGATWRLKEIVGEARASELLLTGRIIDAAEALSIGLVTGVHPAADLLAGAHAIADRIARNDPAATIATKRVLRAPRSEHPQVDLEEQSVLFESPEKHRRMTEFLERRAK
- a CDS encoding thiolase family protein; this encodes MAEAYLVGGVRTPVGRYGGALASVRPDDLASLVVGEAVRRAGLDRAAIEAGAIDEIILGAANQAGEDNRNVARMSVLLAGLPDSVPGITVNRLCASGMSAITMAAQAIRAGDADLIIAGGVESMTRAPWVQAKPERPWAKPGDAYDTSIGWRFANPALLARDKATFSMPETAEEVARVDGITREDADAFALRSQQRAAAAIDAGRFEAEIVGVPTPKGEVLVDEGPRRDTTLEVLAGLRPVVKGGSVVTAGNASSLNDGASAIVVASEAAIERYGLTPRARVVVGASAGLAPEIMGLGPVPATEKALARSGVALDEIGSVELNEAFATQSLASIRRLGLDPDRVNADGGAIALGHPLGSSGARLVVTLLGRMEREGSRYGLATMCVGVGQGSAMIVEGVR
- a CDS encoding DEAD/DEAH box helicase encodes the protein MSKNRKPAGGRVARDFDPARGGSGGRRGPGRTGASSQKSGSQKAGSRSPKHRGYRPEDAESTKAPRWSRDERVAKGRSPHRADRPGRDERPNRDDRAGRYDRPNRDDRANRDDRAGRYDRDERAPRRFDRDERAPRNEGRYSRDERSPRGERGHGRDERAPRRDRDERAPRRFERDERAPRRDRDERAPRRDRDERAPRRDREFDRPGFRDSGRRPSTFFPEQRHANEQRRTHEQPRTQRFEPGDDVVLDRLQAEAITADAVDGVGFADLGLGRNVVDALAGLGAATPFPIQAATIPVVLEGRDVLGRGRTGSGKTIAFGAPTVERLMQDWAATGKAGGKRQVGRKPRALILAPTRELALQIDRTVQPIAQSVGLFTTQIYGGVPQGRQVGALQRGVDIVIGTPGRIEDLIEQGRLDLSEIRITVLDEADHMCDLGFLEPVQRILRRTAEGSQKLLFSATLDTGVAALVDEFLVDPAVHEVAGEDQASSTIEHRVFVIDNRDKRDIVASLADRNGKTLIFSRTRAFAEELALHLEDAGVFAVALHGDLNQAKRTRNLQQLTSGRVDVLVATDVAARGIHVDDIDLVIQADAPDEYKTYLHRSGRTGRAGREGRVVTLTTRHRQRRLSELLGRAEIEVEFEDVRLGDEVLSNL
- a CDS encoding GNAT family N-acetyltransferase — encoded protein: MTTTPSISVESPHAAGIPQLLERGAAYAHSLYPAGETNVQLELSELDRTGVSIYVARADDGAAIGLVALIEDVEHGAGRAELARLFVDEAFRGRGIAALLLMRAETDAMARGVRELVLQTGTAHLAAQALYAKHGYRRVDPFGRYVGVPASVCMAKSLLGFGAAPLTDLPLAVGE
- a CDS encoding DUF7218 family protein; its protein translation is MPGDRRGGNSLKDPELYEELRDDGASKEKAARISNAAAARGRSAVGRTGGQSGSYDDWTVPELRKRAKELGLTGYSGMRKGELIDALRNH
- a CDS encoding alpha/beta hydrolase; this translates as MSPEPDGRGVRRRRPVRIALAVAAAIAVAVAVSAFHQPVRELDPSARKAASEVAGTERIGIRTFEAPAGLRVDADLEYGVAPDGTLLALDVCRPAVTPIGAQPAVVSVHGGSWARGDKANDDWRNVCLWLASEGFVAASVNYRLVPDALHPAQVDDVAAAIGWLREPEQLERFGVDPARIGVFGGSAGGHLAALVGTLGEGPLDAGSRVAAVVELSGPVGLGLPELDADGASDWLRGIVGDFLGCAPGTPDDACPQAIEASPTAWVDPTDPPFLVAHAESEIIPLAQSERLAATLAASAVDAELVVVPGGHHSIGILDAPLRERVAAFLHEHLG